TTGAAATCCTCCGGGACGAGTACGTACTGCCGCCACTCCGGGTAGAGCGGAACGACGGCTATCCACCGAGAACCGTCGTTCTCCACCCACTCGATCGCCAGTTGGGTCGTCAGCGGTCCGCCCTTGGCCGAGAAGACGGTCAGTGTGTGCCCCGCGGGGAAGGCCTTCTCGATGTCCGCTGCGACGCCATAGGTGTCCCAGGAGGTCAGGTTGGGGATGACGACGTGCGCCGAGCGCGTTCCGGCAGCCGGACCCTGGTCAACGATCTCTATCGTGGACGGCTCCCTATCGTTGTCGCTCGCCCTGTGCCAGTCCGAGGCCTTCCCGGACTTGAAGTCGTAGATGACATGCGGCGGCGGGGTCCCCGCTTTTGCCCGCTGATAGTCGTCGAGGGTTATCCACTTCCCGCCTGCCATGATATATGCCGTCTGCCACATCGGCGCATTGAGCGCGATGATGTCGCCGCCCGCCTTCAGGAATGCCTCGATCGCCCCGGTGGACTTCGCCGGCAGCGCGGCCGAGTTGGGCAGCACCAGGAGGTCCGTGTCCGACCACCCGTGGCCGCAGATGTCCTCTGCGCTGAGAGAGCGGATCTCGTAGCCGGCCTGACGGATCTGCGCCTCGACCAAATCTGAGAGCGCCGCGTCGTCTCCCGGCAATTGGCTCTTGAGGATCACTGCCTTTGCCCCAGTTGCCGCCGCGGACGCTGCCAGCGCGAACGTTAGACAGAACGTGATGAGAAATCTGTGGATGTCAACTGCCATCAGACCGAACCTCCTGCTTGCCGTGAGCCGCACTATTCTCGAGCGCTATGTTCGCCCGCCGCGCGCTCGAGTCCTGCCGATGCTGACGAACGGTTGCGCGGCGTGCTATACTACGCAGGCAGGGAGGTTATCCATATGCTGTACGCGGTCGCGCTGTTGGGTTGTATCGTAACGGCTCAGAATGCCGATATCGGATTCACATCGCTTGTCGGTCAGGTCTCTCGGGAGTACCCTCGCCACAGCGAGGGCGACATTGTCGAGCTCGATGACGGCACGCTTCTGCTCGCATGGACGAGGTTCACCGGCGGTGGCGCGGATCATTCCACCGCTCACATCGCGGCGATGACGTCTGAGGACGGCGGGCTCACGTGGTCCGAGCCGTATGTCATCCAGGAGAACACCGGCAAGCAGAACGTGATGTCGCTCAGCTTCCTGAGGCTGAAGTCGGGGAAGATCGGCATGTTCTACCTCGAGAAGAACAGCAACTCCGATCTTCAGGTTCACTTCCGCTACTCGGCGGACGAGGCAAAGACGTGGGGGCCGATTCAAAAGGTCCCGACGCCCTCCGGCTACAGCATCGTCAACAACGACCGGATCATTCAGCTCAAGACCGGGCGGATCATCGTTCCGATCTCGTACGAGTTCGACATCAGCGTAGCCGATGATCCGCTGCTGGTCTTCTGCATGTATTCCGACGACGAGGGCAGAACTTGGAAGCGCTCGGTCCCCGATCTGAAGTGCCCGCAGAGAGGCGCGATGGAGCCCGGAGTGGTGGAACTTGCGAACGGCCGTGTGCTGATGGTCATCCGCAACCAGACGGGCCGCGTCTACAGCAGCTTGTCCAAAGACCGAGGGGCGACGTGGTCCGAGGCTCAGCCGACGGATGTGAAGTCGCCCGAGTCGCCGGCGACGATCAAGCGCATTCCCGGCACGAGGAACCTGCTCCTTGTGTGGAACAACAATGGAACGGGTAGCAGGCAGCGCTCGCCGCTTACCGCTGCTGTTTCGAAGGACAACGGCAAGACCTGGCTCAATGTGAAGAACATCGAGGACGACCCCACGTCGAACTACGCGTACGTCAGCGTCGACTTCGTGAAGGACCGCGTGCTTCTGACCTACTACGACAACCCGAAGGGTGGGGGTTGGAACCTGCGCTTCCGAAACATCCCGCTGAATTGGTTCACTGAGTGAACGCTCAGAGAGAAGGCAGCCTGCTCATGCAGGCTGCCTTCTCGGTCAACTGCCATCGGTGAACTCAGGTTACTTCGTCAGTACAGCGCCCTTGTACTTCGGCTGCTGCTTCGCGACATCAACACCCATCTCCTTCAGGATGGTCGGGGCCAAGTCGCGCTGGTCGCCGTCTCTGGCCAGGGTCTTGAGGTTCGACGCCAGGAAGACGTACGGCGCGTTGCTGTGCGATGTCTTGCCCTCGTCGAATCCGTGGTCTGCCGTAACGAAGACCATCGTCTTGTCATAGATGCCGAGTGTCTTCAGCTTCTTCAGGCATTCGCCGAGCATCTTGTCGCAGCTGATGATGGCGTCGTTATACTCTTTCGAGTTCTCGCCATGGTTGTGGCCCATGTGGTCCGGATCGCTGTAGTGGAAGAACGCGAAGAAGCGGCCCTTGGAGTACTTGTCCAGATATCCGAGCATCAGCGGGCCGACTACATCGTAGGTGCGACCTTTCTCGCCGTCCCACACATCGAGGGCCTTTGCGGTATTCAGGAACGGTTCGCCGTCAGTGTTCTGGATGACTCCCTTGAGGTTCTGAACCGTGGCCTTCCTCTTCCTGGCGGCCTGCGTCGCGGCATCCGGGTCCTCCAGGCCGGTAACGGTGGCGTTGGCCGGTTTTCCTCTGCCGCCTGACTTTGCCTGAATCTGCGCGAGCTTCGCCTTCGCAGCCTTGATATCCGCGGGCTTGGAAGGAGGGCAGGCGCCGACGTGATGGGTCTTTGCCGTGAGCATGATCGTGGCGACTTTGTCCTTGCCGTACGTCTGGTCCAAGCGCTCGAAGATCGAGTAACCCGCCGGTATGGCCCTGAACTTCCCGTTGCTCATTACGCCGGTGACGTCCGGATCGTATCCGGTGAGCATCTGAGTGTGTCCGGCCTTCGTGTCAGTGCTGTGGCTGGTCACATCCATCTTTACCGTCTTGCCCTCCGCGATGAGCTTGGCCAGGTTGGGAAGCTCCCCGCGCTTGAGGCATTCGTTGACATGATCCCTCTGGGCCCCGTCCCATGAGAACAGGATCGCGTTCCGCTGGGCCGTCGGCGTGGCCTCGTTGAATGCGAGCGCCGGAATGCACGCCGCGGCCAGAACCAGTGTCAAGATCAGAAATGTGCGTACCCTACTCAATCCTTTACCTCCTGGTAGCTGTTTGTCTTGCTCTTGGTGTAGACGCTCATCTGCCACCGAAGTTCACTGCATATCCGGCGGAGGACTCGGCCGAGCAGGCGGCGAAAAGCCTGTTAGGACGGAGCGGCGTAGCATAGGCGGAGGCAATAGCGTGGGCATCGAGTGGAAACGGGACTGGGAGAAGTCGCGGGAGCGGTTCGAGGCATGGTGGCACGGCGAGGTTGTAGATCGCCCGCTGCTTCAGGTGTTTGCGCCGAGCGATGACGCGCCCGACGAACCGATGCCGGCCTACGACTCGCTCGAGGCCCGGTACCTGGACGCCGACTGGCGCATCCGCAGGCTGGAGTGGGAGATGGCCCGCACGTACTACGCGGGCGATGCCTTCCCATACGTCGATACGCACATAGGCCCGGGAACGCTCTCTCTCTACCTTGGTGCGCGGCCCGAGTTCCATCACAACACCGTCTGGTATCACAAGTGCGTGCACGACATACCGAACGGCAAGCCTCCCGTGTTCGACGAGCAGAATCCTTACTGGCAGGCGAGCCTCCGCATCGCGAGGGATTGCGTAGACCACTTCCAGGGACGCGCGCTCGTCTCGTTCCCGGACCTCATCGAGAACGCGGATACGATCTCGTCGCTGTTCGGCAACGAGGAACTGCTCTTCGCGCTCGTCGAGCATCCGGCGAAGGTCCATGAGTTCCAGAGGGCGATCCAGCCGCTGTACATCGAGTACCACAGGCGCCTCTACGAGATCATCAAGGACGAGGTCGGCGGGTCGTGCTTCTCGGCGTTTCGGATCTACGGCAGGGGCCGGATAGCGAAGCTCCAGTGCGACTTCAGTGCGATGATCTCGGCGGCGATGTTCGAAGAGTTCGTGTTGCCGTACATGTCTGAGCAGTGCCGCCAGCTCGACCACACGGTCTATCACTGGGACGGGACGTGCGCGCTCCAGCATGAGGGTCCGCTGCTTGGGATGGCCGATCTGCAGGCGATCCAGTGGACGCCGGGCGCGGGCCAGCCCGGTATCGGCGACCCGCTCTGGTATCCGTTGTACCGACGAATACGCGCGGCCGGCAAGTCCGTCATGATGCTTGGAGTGACTCCGGGCGAGGCGCAGGCCCTCGTCGAGGAGTTCGGCCCTGAGGGTCTGGATCTGGTCGTGAATGCCGACTCGCACGAGGAGGCTGACGACCTGGTCCGCCTCTCATACGGCTGGAGGAAACGGGTCTGAACGAATGCCGACTGGGGCTGGTGAAACGTGAAGGGAACGTCCTTGGGTCGCGGGAACATACCCGCAGATTTCGGCCGGCGGAGGAACTATGGCGGACAGCGCGTCTGAAGGGATGAAGCCCCCGGAAACGTCTCCCTGGAAACGCTCTCTCTCGGTAATCGGCAGTTTCCGGGGCGTCGCCGCCCTGATCGCCGTGTTCCTTCTAGGCGTGTTCTTCACGCCGGTGAAGCTGGACACGGGGTTGCCGATCTTCCTCGATCCGCAGACGCAGTCGAGCATCCTTTTTGAGTACGCGGAATACGGCATCCTCGCGACGGGCATGACGCTGGTTATCCTCACGGGAGGTATTGATCTCTCCGTCGGCTCGGTCCTCGGTTTTGCTGCCACTCTCTTCTCGCTGCTCGTGATCAAGTACGGATGGAATCCGGGCACTGCATTCCTGGTGACGCTCCTTGCGGGAGCATCCCTGGGAAGCGTCAGCGGGTTCCTGATCTCGAGGTTTCGAATGCAGCCGTTTGTGGCGACCCTGGCGATGATGGTCGCCGCGAGAGGCGCCGCCAAGTGGATTTCCGGCGGCATCAAGATCCAGCCCGGCACCGACGCCACCTACGCCTACCAGAGCGGGACTCCCGAGTTCTACTCCTCGATGACGTCGAAGCTTCCGGGGGTGGGGATGCAGCCCATCACGCTGATGTTCCTGGTCACCATCCTCATCATGCTGTTCGTCGTTCGGTACACGCGATTCGGAAGGCATCTGTACGCCATCGGAGGGAACGAAGAGGCCGCGCGCCTGTCGGGGATAAACGTTGCGACCAGCAAGTTGGGGGCGTACGTGCTCTGCGGTGGGCTGGCGGCGATGGCGGGTGTCGCCAACGCATGCAGGCTCGAGCTCGGCAACCCCGAGTCCGGCGCGACCTACGAACTCGATGCGATCGCCGCGGTGGTCATCGGCGGCACGAGCCTGATGGGCGGTCGAGGCGGTATGTTTCTTACCCTGATAGGGGTGCTGATCATAGCCTACATAGATAAGATTCTGAGCATAAACAACGTCGAACCGGCATTGCGTCTGCTGGCGAAAGGCGGTATCATCGTCGCCGCCGTTCTCATCCAGCAGAGCAGAAAAGAGTAGAGGAGAGTAACATGCGAAATCCGTGGAAGCTGTTCGTTGTCGTGGCTGTCGTTGTCGTCGCGGCGTCATTTGTGGGCTGCTCCAAGCAGCGGTCGGCGGGGAAGAAGGGTGCCGCCGAGAACCCATGGGTGATCGGCATGTCGCAGTGCAACCGGGGCGAGCCCTGGCGGGTCCAGATGGACGCCGACATCAAGGCGGCCGCCGAGGCGCATCCCGAGGTCAAGGTCCTTTTCAAGGACGCCCAGAACAAGGAGACGATCCAGCAGGA
This window of the Armatimonadota bacterium genome carries:
- a CDS encoding alkaline phosphatase family protein, which gives rise to MSRVRTFLILTLVLAAACIPALAFNEATPTAQRNAILFSWDGAQRDHVNECLKRGELPNLAKLIAEGKTVKMDVTSHSTDTKAGHTQMLTGYDPDVTGVMSNGKFRAIPAGYSIFERLDQTYGKDKVATIMLTAKTHHVGACPPSKPADIKAAKAKLAQIQAKSGGRGKPANATVTGLEDPDAATQAARKRKATVQNLKGVIQNTDGEPFLNTAKALDVWDGEKGRTYDVVGPLMLGYLDKYSKGRFFAFFHYSDPDHMGHNHGENSKEYNDAIISCDKMLGECLKKLKTLGIYDKTMVFVTADHGFDEGKTSHSNAPYVFLASNLKTLARDGDQRDLAPTILKEMGVDVAKQQPKYKGAVLTK
- a CDS encoding exo-alpha-sialidase, producing MLYAVALLGCIVTAQNADIGFTSLVGQVSREYPRHSEGDIVELDDGTLLLAWTRFTGGGADHSTAHIAAMTSEDGGLTWSEPYVIQENTGKQNVMSLSFLRLKSGKIGMFYLEKNSNSDLQVHFRYSADEAKTWGPIQKVPTPSGYSIVNNDRIIQLKTGRIIVPISYEFDISVADDPLLVFCMYSDDEGRTWKRSVPDLKCPQRGAMEPGVVELANGRVLMVIRNQTGRVYSSLSKDRGATWSEAQPTDVKSPESPATIKRIPGTRNLLLVWNNNGTGSRQRSPLTAAVSKDNGKTWLNVKNIEDDPTSNYAYVSVDFVKDRVLLTYYDNPKGGGWNLRFRNIPLNWFTE
- a CDS encoding ABC transporter permease, which codes for MADSASEGMKPPETSPWKRSLSVIGSFRGVAALIAVFLLGVFFTPVKLDTGLPIFLDPQTQSSILFEYAEYGILATGMTLVILTGGIDLSVGSVLGFAATLFSLLVIKYGWNPGTAFLVTLLAGASLGSVSGFLISRFRMQPFVATLAMMVAARGAAKWISGGIKIQPGTDATYAYQSGTPEFYSSMTSKLPGVGMQPITLMFLVTILIMLFVVRYTRFGRHLYAIGGNEEAARLSGINVATSKLGAYVLCGGLAAMAGVANACRLELGNPESGATYELDAIAAVVIGGTSLMGGRGGMFLTLIGVLIIAYIDKILSINNVEPALRLLAKGGIIVAAVLIQQSRKE